A single window of Stigmatopora nigra isolate UIUO_SnigA chromosome 22, RoL_Snig_1.1, whole genome shotgun sequence DNA harbors:
- the LOC144215907 gene encoding FK506-binding protein 15-like isoform X6 yields the protein MFGGDDEDRDFLSPAGGAKLASLFGIDENNSQGNESFHYIAPKQPRKNSNPVSVIQTTAPSPGTFEVLIATAVQAFRYINGQYVKQGKLGAAILGNHTSKEYKLLLYLSQQKPVTSAKIHIDFIFTVQPNNYCTFYDDQRQNWSLMFESEKSASDFCKEVCLAKANTCNGLDVVLTQDLSLGEGQAVQHGDSLEVAYKGWLLQNHTIGEMFDSNQKKDKLLRVKIGAGKVIQGWEKGMLGMKKFGCRLIVVPPNLAYGSKGVPECIPANSTLIFSAALKRVKFSKESGSDQTSSRDSGGTLSSAPSLENLTQEPVVQTGETTQRAKSNSINEQTADVTKAKLISRMAKMGQPLLPFLTSQPDSSDSEFEQDSNTSRGKDTSAAPSPVQITSAAPVQGHVLPHPCPAFPSNVLPSITNFATQPSLLGNMHPFQPYSYTQTSVPTQLQSVGQVHPARVPFIGTNDVTSLLMIEARQQNTEIRLAVGKVADRVDQLASKVDDLQRQGTAPLSLSGISMESSMVMQNLLRIIQENECLKKEMFEKSSRIEEQNFKINELLNQNHGYLEQRDTLLEKSNDSKFSNVQSQARLLQAEKDKMQLNEALASTTAQLSEVKLEFLAHQQKFLELQTELSARQLDCERHSQHISELESQLEEFKKISERVQAQYGAEQLKCKEMELKLENMTEEVNDLKTIQDNLKQDSQSSTVIASLERRVAGLQKKLNEQESSAYTATEVKRVMNAVFHSLRGEFDLNENYTGQTVLRILMNTIKNETLNHLHGKDSLTTLEKEELSDQEEEEEQKEDLEQKEEKVNNTVLVSEENAVSKRMEDGDHHRSQDPIHQDEAEMREQLPDSKEQFASDAPKFAPMTGLECHEKQEQAVNDTSGTANAKAGPHQSVLIEGEEEQSSVFLTKSGDIDPDSQECVGPPVKPPPPPNELQFSKGENKRLTGELPTENGESISQVAPLLQEEEEEDELSLKGRPPPDPLLDNNNNSEDDDPVWRS from the exons ATGTTTGGTGGAGACGACGAAGATAGAGATTTCTTGTCACCCGCAGGCGG GGCCAAGTTGGCATCCTTGTTTGGGATTGACGAAAACAACAGTCAAGGGAATGAATCCTTTCATTATATAGCACCAAAACAGCCAAGAAAGAACTCAAACCCAG TTTCAGTCATCCAGACAACAGCACCATCACCTGGAACCTTTGAAGTGTTGATTGCCACGGCAGTCCAAGCCTTTCGAta TATAAATGGACAGTATGTGAAGCAGGGAAAGCTGGGGGCAGCCATATTGGGAAACCACACAAGTAAAGAG TACAAGCTGCTTTTGTACTTGAGCCAGCAGAAACCAGTGACTTCTGCCAAGATTCACATTGATTTCATATTCACG gtgcaACCAAACAATTATTGTACATTTTACGATGACCAAAGGCAGAATTGGTCTCTTATGTTTGAATCCGAGAAATCAGCATCTGATTTCTGTAAAGAA GTGTGTTTGGCAAAGGCAAACACCTGCAATGGGTTAGATGTAGTGCTAACTCAAGATCTAAGTCTGGGAGAAGGCCAAGCTGTCCAACATGGCGACTCTTTGGAGGTGGCGTATAAAGGCTGGCTCTTGCAGAACCACACTATTGGAGAG ATGTTTGActccaaccaaaaaaaagacaagttgtTACGTGTAAAAATTGGAGCCGGAAAAGTCATTCAA GGTTGGGAGAAAGGCATGCTGGGGATGAAGAAATTTGGCTGTCGACTCATTGTTGTCCCCCCAAACCTTGCCTATGGATCTAAAGGTGTCCCCGAATGCATTCCAGCTAACAGCACCCTTATTTTTTCAGCAGCGCTAAAACGA GTGAAATTCTCCAAAGAGTCTGGCTCTGATCAGACCAGTTCCAGAGATTCTGGTGGTACGCTTTCCTCTGCTCCTAGTCTTGAGAATTTGACACAAGAGCCAGTAGTGCAAACAGG GGAGACAACTCAACGTGCAAAATCAAATTCAATCAATGAACAG ACTGCAGATGTTACAAAAGCCAAGCTGATTTCTCGTATGGCAAAGATGGGCCAGCCCTTGTTACCTTTCCTAACAAGCCAGCCTGACTCTAGTGACTCGGAGTTTGAG CAGGATTCCAACACGAGTCGAGGCAAGGATACGTCTGCTGCGCCATCTCCTGTGCAGATCACTTCGGCTGCCCCCGTTCAAGGACATG TGCTTCCACACCCATGCCCCGCTTTTCCGTCCAACGTGCTTCCCAGCATTACCAATTTTGCCACACAGCCTAGTTTGCTAGGCAACATGCATCCTTTTCAG CCTTACTCCTATACGCAGACCTCTGTTCCGACTCAGCTCCAGTCCGTTGGCCAGGTTCATCCCGCACGTGTTCCTTTCATTG GCACCAATGACGTGACTTCCTTATTGATGATCGAGGCCAGACAGCAAAACACGGAAATCCGCTTAGCAGTCGGAAAAGTAGCTGACAGAGTCGATCAACTTGCATCTAAG gtaGATGATCTTCAAAGGCAGGGAACGGCCCCCCTGAGTCTGTCTGGTATATCAATGGAGTCCTCCATGGTCATGCAAAACCTTCTAAGAATCATCCAG GAAAATGAATGCTTAAAGAAGGAAATGTTTGAGAAAAGCTCTCGTATTGAGGAGCAAAACTTTAAAATCAATGAACTCTTAAACCAAAACCATGG GTATTTGGAACAGAGAGACACATTGTTGGAAAAGAGTAACGACTCAAAGTTCTCAAATGTACAGAGTCAGGCCAGACTACTCCAGGCTGAAAAAGACAAG ATGCAGTTGAATGAAGCACTGGCATCCACCACAGCCCAGTTATCTGAAGTCAAACTAGAGTTTTTGGCTCATCAACAGAAGTTTCTGGAGCTGCAGACTGAACTGAGCGCCAGGCAGCTCGACTGTGAACGCCACTCTCAACACATCTCTGAGCTGGAATCACAGCTTGAAG AGTTTAAGAAAATATCAGAAAGAGTCCAGGCTCAATATGGTGCAGAGCAGCTAAAATGCAAGGAGATGGAATTAAAGCTGGAAAATATGACGGAGGAAGTCAATGACCTGAAGACGATTCAAGATAATCTAAAACAA GATTCACAGAGCTCCACTGTGATAGCGTCTTTGGAGAGACGGGTGGCTGGTCTTCAGAAGAAACTGAATGAGCAGGAAAGTTCAGCATATACAGCAACAGAG GTGAAGCGTGTCATGAATGCTGTTTTTCATTCTCTACGGGGAGAGTTTGATCTCAATGAAAATTACACTGGCCAAACTGTGCTCCGTATACTTATGAATACGATTAAG AATGAAACTTTAAATCATCTACATGGAAAAGACTCTCTTACAACACTTGAGAAAGAAGAGTTGTCCGatcaagaagaggaagaagaacaaaaagaagatTTGGAACAAAAAGAGGAGAAGGTAAACAACACGGTCCTCGTCAGTGAAGAAAATGCAGTCAGCAAACGCATGGAGGACGGCGACCATCACAGAAGTCAAGACCCAATTCATCAAGATGAAGCTGAAATGCGCGAGCAGTTACCTGATTCGAAGGAACAATTTGCTTCGGATGCGCCAAAATTTGCACCAATGACGGGATTAGAATGTCATGAAAAGCAGGAGCAGGCAGTAAATGACACAAGCGGGACAGCAAATGCCAAGGCTGGACCTCATCAAAGTGTTTTAATTGAGGGTGAAGAGGAGCAGagttctgtttttttaacaaaatcagGAGACATTGATCCAGACTCTCAGGAATGTGTTGGACCCCCAGTCAAACCACCCCCACCACCAAATGAACTTCAGTTTAGCAAGGGTGAAAATAAACG TCTGACTGGAGAATTGCCCACAGAAAACGGGGAGTCCATTTCTCAGGTAGCTCCTCTTttgcaagaagaagaagaggaagatgagttG agcctGAAGGGGCGTCCACCACCAGATCCATTgttggacaacaacaacaatagtgAAGATGATGATCCTGTTTGGCGGAGTTGA
- the LOC144215907 gene encoding FK506-binding protein 15-like isoform X2: protein MFGGDDEDRDFLSPAGGAKLASLFGIDENNSQGNESFHYIAPKQPRKNSNPVSVIQTTAPSPGTFEVLIATAVQAFRYINGQYVKQGKLGAAILGNHTSKEYKLLLYLSQQKPVTSAKIHIDFIFTVQPNNYCTFYDDQRQNWSLMFESEKSASDFCKEVCLAKANTCNGLDVVLTQDLSLGEGQAVQHGDSLEVAYKGWLLQNHTIGEMFDSNQKKDKLLRVKIGAGKVIQGWEKGMLGMKKFGCRLIVVPPNLAYGSKGVPECIPANSTLIFSAALKRVKFSKESGSDQTSSRDSGGTLSSAPSLENLTQEPVVQTGETTQRAKSNSINEQTADVTKAKLISRMAKMGQPLLPFLTSQPDSSDSEFEDSNTSRGKDTSAAPSPVQITSAAPVQGHVLPHPCPAFPSNVLPSITNFATQPSLLGNMHPFQPYSYTQTSVPTQLQSVGQVHPARVPFIGTNDVTSLLMIEARQQNTEIRLAVGKVADRVDQLASKVDDLQRQGTAPLSLSGISMESSMVMQNLLRIIQENECLKKEMFEKSSRIEEQNFKINELLNQNHGYLEQRDTLLEKSNDSKFSNVQSQARLLQAEKDKMQLNEALASTTAQLSEVKLEFLAHQQKFLELQTELSARQLDCERHSQHISELESQLEEFKKISERVQAQYGAEQLKCKEMELKLENMTEEVNDLKTIQDNLKQRCQHHVEVEESWKVKYKQALESIREKHLREMAEFKKERNNLLKEQREKDSQSSTVIASLERRVAGLQKKLNEQESSAYTATEVKRVMNAVFHSLRGEFDLNENYTGQTVLRILMNTIKNETLNHLHGKDSLTTLEKEELSDQEEEEEQKEDLEQKEEKVNNTVLVSEENAVSKRMEDGDHHRSQDPIHQDEAEMREQLPDSKEQFASDAPKFAPMTGLECHEKQEQAVNDTSGTANAKAGPHQSVLIEGEEEQSSVFLTKSGDIDPDSQECVGPPVKPPPPPNELQFSKGENKRLTGELPTENGESISQVAPLLQEEEEEDELSLKGRPPPDPLLDNNNNSEDDDPVWRS, encoded by the exons ATGTTTGGTGGAGACGACGAAGATAGAGATTTCTTGTCACCCGCAGGCGG GGCCAAGTTGGCATCCTTGTTTGGGATTGACGAAAACAACAGTCAAGGGAATGAATCCTTTCATTATATAGCACCAAAACAGCCAAGAAAGAACTCAAACCCAG TTTCAGTCATCCAGACAACAGCACCATCACCTGGAACCTTTGAAGTGTTGATTGCCACGGCAGTCCAAGCCTTTCGAta TATAAATGGACAGTATGTGAAGCAGGGAAAGCTGGGGGCAGCCATATTGGGAAACCACACAAGTAAAGAG TACAAGCTGCTTTTGTACTTGAGCCAGCAGAAACCAGTGACTTCTGCCAAGATTCACATTGATTTCATATTCACG gtgcaACCAAACAATTATTGTACATTTTACGATGACCAAAGGCAGAATTGGTCTCTTATGTTTGAATCCGAGAAATCAGCATCTGATTTCTGTAAAGAA GTGTGTTTGGCAAAGGCAAACACCTGCAATGGGTTAGATGTAGTGCTAACTCAAGATCTAAGTCTGGGAGAAGGCCAAGCTGTCCAACATGGCGACTCTTTGGAGGTGGCGTATAAAGGCTGGCTCTTGCAGAACCACACTATTGGAGAG ATGTTTGActccaaccaaaaaaaagacaagttgtTACGTGTAAAAATTGGAGCCGGAAAAGTCATTCAA GGTTGGGAGAAAGGCATGCTGGGGATGAAGAAATTTGGCTGTCGACTCATTGTTGTCCCCCCAAACCTTGCCTATGGATCTAAAGGTGTCCCCGAATGCATTCCAGCTAACAGCACCCTTATTTTTTCAGCAGCGCTAAAACGA GTGAAATTCTCCAAAGAGTCTGGCTCTGATCAGACCAGTTCCAGAGATTCTGGTGGTACGCTTTCCTCTGCTCCTAGTCTTGAGAATTTGACACAAGAGCCAGTAGTGCAAACAGG GGAGACAACTCAACGTGCAAAATCAAATTCAATCAATGAACAG ACTGCAGATGTTACAAAAGCCAAGCTGATTTCTCGTATGGCAAAGATGGGCCAGCCCTTGTTACCTTTCCTAACAAGCCAGCCTGACTCTAGTGACTCGGAGTTTGAG GATTCCAACACGAGTCGAGGCAAGGATACGTCTGCTGCGCCATCTCCTGTGCAGATCACTTCGGCTGCCCCCGTTCAAGGACATG TGCTTCCACACCCATGCCCCGCTTTTCCGTCCAACGTGCTTCCCAGCATTACCAATTTTGCCACACAGCCTAGTTTGCTAGGCAACATGCATCCTTTTCAG CCTTACTCCTATACGCAGACCTCTGTTCCGACTCAGCTCCAGTCCGTTGGCCAGGTTCATCCCGCACGTGTTCCTTTCATTG GCACCAATGACGTGACTTCCTTATTGATGATCGAGGCCAGACAGCAAAACACGGAAATCCGCTTAGCAGTCGGAAAAGTAGCTGACAGAGTCGATCAACTTGCATCTAAG gtaGATGATCTTCAAAGGCAGGGAACGGCCCCCCTGAGTCTGTCTGGTATATCAATGGAGTCCTCCATGGTCATGCAAAACCTTCTAAGAATCATCCAG GAAAATGAATGCTTAAAGAAGGAAATGTTTGAGAAAAGCTCTCGTATTGAGGAGCAAAACTTTAAAATCAATGAACTCTTAAACCAAAACCATGG GTATTTGGAACAGAGAGACACATTGTTGGAAAAGAGTAACGACTCAAAGTTCTCAAATGTACAGAGTCAGGCCAGACTACTCCAGGCTGAAAAAGACAAG ATGCAGTTGAATGAAGCACTGGCATCCACCACAGCCCAGTTATCTGAAGTCAAACTAGAGTTTTTGGCTCATCAACAGAAGTTTCTGGAGCTGCAGACTGAACTGAGCGCCAGGCAGCTCGACTGTGAACGCCACTCTCAACACATCTCTGAGCTGGAATCACAGCTTGAAG AGTTTAAGAAAATATCAGAAAGAGTCCAGGCTCAATATGGTGCAGAGCAGCTAAAATGCAAGGAGATGGAATTAAAGCTGGAAAATATGACGGAGGAAGTCAATGACCTGAAGACGATTCAAGATAATCTAAAACAA AGGTGTCAACACCATGTAGAGGTAGAGGAAAGTTGGAAGGTCAAGTACAAGCAGGCTTTAGAGTCAATTAGAGAAAAACATTTGAGGGAGATGGCCGAGTTTAAAAAGGAGAGAAATAATCTGTTAAAGGAGCAACGGGAAAAG GATTCACAGAGCTCCACTGTGATAGCGTCTTTGGAGAGACGGGTGGCTGGTCTTCAGAAGAAACTGAATGAGCAGGAAAGTTCAGCATATACAGCAACAGAG GTGAAGCGTGTCATGAATGCTGTTTTTCATTCTCTACGGGGAGAGTTTGATCTCAATGAAAATTACACTGGCCAAACTGTGCTCCGTATACTTATGAATACGATTAAG AATGAAACTTTAAATCATCTACATGGAAAAGACTCTCTTACAACACTTGAGAAAGAAGAGTTGTCCGatcaagaagaggaagaagaacaaaaagaagatTTGGAACAAAAAGAGGAGAAGGTAAACAACACGGTCCTCGTCAGTGAAGAAAATGCAGTCAGCAAACGCATGGAGGACGGCGACCATCACAGAAGTCAAGACCCAATTCATCAAGATGAAGCTGAAATGCGCGAGCAGTTACCTGATTCGAAGGAACAATTTGCTTCGGATGCGCCAAAATTTGCACCAATGACGGGATTAGAATGTCATGAAAAGCAGGAGCAGGCAGTAAATGACACAAGCGGGACAGCAAATGCCAAGGCTGGACCTCATCAAAGTGTTTTAATTGAGGGTGAAGAGGAGCAGagttctgtttttttaacaaaatcagGAGACATTGATCCAGACTCTCAGGAATGTGTTGGACCCCCAGTCAAACCACCCCCACCACCAAATGAACTTCAGTTTAGCAAGGGTGAAAATAAACG TCTGACTGGAGAATTGCCCACAGAAAACGGGGAGTCCATTTCTCAGGTAGCTCCTCTTttgcaagaagaagaagaggaagatgagttG agcctGAAGGGGCGTCCACCACCAGATCCATTgttggacaacaacaacaatagtgAAGATGATGATCCTGTTTGGCGGAGTTGA
- the LOC144215907 gene encoding FK506-binding protein 15-like isoform X1, whose amino-acid sequence MFGGDDEDRDFLSPAGGAKLASLFGIDENNSQGNESFHYIAPKQPRKNSNPVSVIQTTAPSPGTFEVLIATAVQAFRYINGQYVKQGKLGAAILGNHTSKEYKLLLYLSQQKPVTSAKIHIDFIFTVQPNNYCTFYDDQRQNWSLMFESEKSASDFCKEVCLAKANTCNGLDVVLTQDLSLGEGQAVQHGDSLEVAYKGWLLQNHTIGEMFDSNQKKDKLLRVKIGAGKVIQGWEKGMLGMKKFGCRLIVVPPNLAYGSKGVPECIPANSTLIFSAALKRVKFSKESGSDQTSSRDSGGTLSSAPSLENLTQEPVVQTGETTQRAKSNSINEQTADVTKAKLISRMAKMGQPLLPFLTSQPDSSDSEFEQDSNTSRGKDTSAAPSPVQITSAAPVQGHVLPHPCPAFPSNVLPSITNFATQPSLLGNMHPFQPYSYTQTSVPTQLQSVGQVHPARVPFIGTNDVTSLLMIEARQQNTEIRLAVGKVADRVDQLASKVDDLQRQGTAPLSLSGISMESSMVMQNLLRIIQENECLKKEMFEKSSRIEEQNFKINELLNQNHGYLEQRDTLLEKSNDSKFSNVQSQARLLQAEKDKMQLNEALASTTAQLSEVKLEFLAHQQKFLELQTELSARQLDCERHSQHISELESQLEEFKKISERVQAQYGAEQLKCKEMELKLENMTEEVNDLKTIQDNLKQRCQHHVEVEESWKVKYKQALESIREKHLREMAEFKKERNNLLKEQREKDSQSSTVIASLERRVAGLQKKLNEQESSAYTATEVKRVMNAVFHSLRGEFDLNENYTGQTVLRILMNTIKNETLNHLHGKDSLTTLEKEELSDQEEEEEQKEDLEQKEEKVNNTVLVSEENAVSKRMEDGDHHRSQDPIHQDEAEMREQLPDSKEQFASDAPKFAPMTGLECHEKQEQAVNDTSGTANAKAGPHQSVLIEGEEEQSSVFLTKSGDIDPDSQECVGPPVKPPPPPNELQFSKGENKRLTGELPTENGESISQVAPLLQEEEEEDELSLKGRPPPDPLLDNNNNSEDDDPVWRS is encoded by the exons ATGTTTGGTGGAGACGACGAAGATAGAGATTTCTTGTCACCCGCAGGCGG GGCCAAGTTGGCATCCTTGTTTGGGATTGACGAAAACAACAGTCAAGGGAATGAATCCTTTCATTATATAGCACCAAAACAGCCAAGAAAGAACTCAAACCCAG TTTCAGTCATCCAGACAACAGCACCATCACCTGGAACCTTTGAAGTGTTGATTGCCACGGCAGTCCAAGCCTTTCGAta TATAAATGGACAGTATGTGAAGCAGGGAAAGCTGGGGGCAGCCATATTGGGAAACCACACAAGTAAAGAG TACAAGCTGCTTTTGTACTTGAGCCAGCAGAAACCAGTGACTTCTGCCAAGATTCACATTGATTTCATATTCACG gtgcaACCAAACAATTATTGTACATTTTACGATGACCAAAGGCAGAATTGGTCTCTTATGTTTGAATCCGAGAAATCAGCATCTGATTTCTGTAAAGAA GTGTGTTTGGCAAAGGCAAACACCTGCAATGGGTTAGATGTAGTGCTAACTCAAGATCTAAGTCTGGGAGAAGGCCAAGCTGTCCAACATGGCGACTCTTTGGAGGTGGCGTATAAAGGCTGGCTCTTGCAGAACCACACTATTGGAGAG ATGTTTGActccaaccaaaaaaaagacaagttgtTACGTGTAAAAATTGGAGCCGGAAAAGTCATTCAA GGTTGGGAGAAAGGCATGCTGGGGATGAAGAAATTTGGCTGTCGACTCATTGTTGTCCCCCCAAACCTTGCCTATGGATCTAAAGGTGTCCCCGAATGCATTCCAGCTAACAGCACCCTTATTTTTTCAGCAGCGCTAAAACGA GTGAAATTCTCCAAAGAGTCTGGCTCTGATCAGACCAGTTCCAGAGATTCTGGTGGTACGCTTTCCTCTGCTCCTAGTCTTGAGAATTTGACACAAGAGCCAGTAGTGCAAACAGG GGAGACAACTCAACGTGCAAAATCAAATTCAATCAATGAACAG ACTGCAGATGTTACAAAAGCCAAGCTGATTTCTCGTATGGCAAAGATGGGCCAGCCCTTGTTACCTTTCCTAACAAGCCAGCCTGACTCTAGTGACTCGGAGTTTGAG CAGGATTCCAACACGAGTCGAGGCAAGGATACGTCTGCTGCGCCATCTCCTGTGCAGATCACTTCGGCTGCCCCCGTTCAAGGACATG TGCTTCCACACCCATGCCCCGCTTTTCCGTCCAACGTGCTTCCCAGCATTACCAATTTTGCCACACAGCCTAGTTTGCTAGGCAACATGCATCCTTTTCAG CCTTACTCCTATACGCAGACCTCTGTTCCGACTCAGCTCCAGTCCGTTGGCCAGGTTCATCCCGCACGTGTTCCTTTCATTG GCACCAATGACGTGACTTCCTTATTGATGATCGAGGCCAGACAGCAAAACACGGAAATCCGCTTAGCAGTCGGAAAAGTAGCTGACAGAGTCGATCAACTTGCATCTAAG gtaGATGATCTTCAAAGGCAGGGAACGGCCCCCCTGAGTCTGTCTGGTATATCAATGGAGTCCTCCATGGTCATGCAAAACCTTCTAAGAATCATCCAG GAAAATGAATGCTTAAAGAAGGAAATGTTTGAGAAAAGCTCTCGTATTGAGGAGCAAAACTTTAAAATCAATGAACTCTTAAACCAAAACCATGG GTATTTGGAACAGAGAGACACATTGTTGGAAAAGAGTAACGACTCAAAGTTCTCAAATGTACAGAGTCAGGCCAGACTACTCCAGGCTGAAAAAGACAAG ATGCAGTTGAATGAAGCACTGGCATCCACCACAGCCCAGTTATCTGAAGTCAAACTAGAGTTTTTGGCTCATCAACAGAAGTTTCTGGAGCTGCAGACTGAACTGAGCGCCAGGCAGCTCGACTGTGAACGCCACTCTCAACACATCTCTGAGCTGGAATCACAGCTTGAAG AGTTTAAGAAAATATCAGAAAGAGTCCAGGCTCAATATGGTGCAGAGCAGCTAAAATGCAAGGAGATGGAATTAAAGCTGGAAAATATGACGGAGGAAGTCAATGACCTGAAGACGATTCAAGATAATCTAAAACAA AGGTGTCAACACCATGTAGAGGTAGAGGAAAGTTGGAAGGTCAAGTACAAGCAGGCTTTAGAGTCAATTAGAGAAAAACATTTGAGGGAGATGGCCGAGTTTAAAAAGGAGAGAAATAATCTGTTAAAGGAGCAACGGGAAAAG GATTCACAGAGCTCCACTGTGATAGCGTCTTTGGAGAGACGGGTGGCTGGTCTTCAGAAGAAACTGAATGAGCAGGAAAGTTCAGCATATACAGCAACAGAG GTGAAGCGTGTCATGAATGCTGTTTTTCATTCTCTACGGGGAGAGTTTGATCTCAATGAAAATTACACTGGCCAAACTGTGCTCCGTATACTTATGAATACGATTAAG AATGAAACTTTAAATCATCTACATGGAAAAGACTCTCTTACAACACTTGAGAAAGAAGAGTTGTCCGatcaagaagaggaagaagaacaaaaagaagatTTGGAACAAAAAGAGGAGAAGGTAAACAACACGGTCCTCGTCAGTGAAGAAAATGCAGTCAGCAAACGCATGGAGGACGGCGACCATCACAGAAGTCAAGACCCAATTCATCAAGATGAAGCTGAAATGCGCGAGCAGTTACCTGATTCGAAGGAACAATTTGCTTCGGATGCGCCAAAATTTGCACCAATGACGGGATTAGAATGTCATGAAAAGCAGGAGCAGGCAGTAAATGACACAAGCGGGACAGCAAATGCCAAGGCTGGACCTCATCAAAGTGTTTTAATTGAGGGTGAAGAGGAGCAGagttctgtttttttaacaaaatcagGAGACATTGATCCAGACTCTCAGGAATGTGTTGGACCCCCAGTCAAACCACCCCCACCACCAAATGAACTTCAGTTTAGCAAGGGTGAAAATAAACG TCTGACTGGAGAATTGCCCACAGAAAACGGGGAGTCCATTTCTCAGGTAGCTCCTCTTttgcaagaagaagaagaggaagatgagttG agcctGAAGGGGCGTCCACCACCAGATCCATTgttggacaacaacaacaatagtgAAGATGATGATCCTGTTTGGCGGAGTTGA